The following are from one region of the Acidobacteriota bacterium genome:
- a CDS encoding N(4)-(beta-N-acetylglucosaminyl)-L-asparaginase, producing the protein MNSKINRRKFIKTSAVIGTAASLSPNLMLTGHAQSKGTRPLIVSSTNGLEAIKTGMQMLKAGKDTLDAVIASVNIVEDDPKDMSVGYGGLPNEEGDVELDASVMHGPTKRGGAVASIRYIKNPSKVAKLVMERTDHMLLVGEGAWRFAFKHGFKKEELLTEEARLIWLQWKEMMSDRDAWGPGLAAPDSEKMSILKETRPDLIGLATEMIAHPPTGTINCLAVNERGDISGTTTTSGLAFKIPGRVGDSPIVGAGLFVDNEVGAAGSTGRGEENIKICGAHTIVEMMRKGMSPTDACLEACKRVSKSYNDNKAKLSKFGINFYALNKAGEYGGATLWGYSINSKGERRRATMAVHDGKESRLHELAYVYEIAEK; encoded by the coding sequence ATGAACTCAAAAATTAATCGCAGAAAATTTATTAAAACCAGCGCCGTTATCGGCACCGCCGCAAGCCTCAGTCCGAATCTCATGCTTACAGGGCATGCGCAAAGCAAAGGCACTCGTCCGCTCATTGTTTCAAGTACAAACGGCTTGGAAGCCATCAAAACCGGCATGCAGATGTTAAAAGCCGGAAAAGACACGCTCGATGCGGTAATCGCATCCGTCAACATCGTTGAAGATGACCCGAAAGATATGTCTGTCGGATACGGCGGACTTCCCAACGAAGAAGGCGATGTTGAATTGGATGCCAGCGTCATGCACGGACCGACGAAACGCGGCGGCGCGGTAGCTTCGATTCGTTACATCAAGAATCCTTCCAAGGTTGCGAAACTGGTGATGGAGCGCACAGACCACATGTTGTTGGTCGGCGAAGGCGCCTGGCGTTTTGCTTTTAAACACGGGTTCAAAAAAGAAGAATTGCTCACCGAAGAGGCGCGGTTAATCTGGTTGCAATGGAAAGAGATGATGAGCGATAGAGACGCCTGGGGACCTGGGCTTGCCGCGCCCGATTCTGAAAAGATGAGTATTTTAAAAGAGACGCGCCCGGATTTAATCGGTCTGGCAACCGAAATGATTGCCCATCCGCCAACCGGCACGATTAATTGTTTGGCGGTCAATGAACGCGGCGACATTTCGGGGACGACGACGACCAGCGGTCTGGCTTTTAAGATACCGGGTCGCGTCGGTGATTCGCCAATCGTTGGCGCGGGTTTGTTCGTTGATAACGAAGTCGGCGCGGCGGGTTCGACAGGTCGCGGCGAAGAGAACATCAAAATCTGCGGCGCGCACACCATTGTGGAGATGATGCGTAAAGGGATGTCGCCGACGGATGCCTGCCTTGAAGCCTGCAAACGGGTTTCAAAAAGCTATAACGACAACAAAGCGAAACTCAGCAAATTCGGCATCAATTTTTATGCGCTTAACAAAGCTGGTGAATACGGCGGCGCAACGCTGTGGGGATATTCAATCAACAGCAAAGGCGAACGTCGTCGCGCCACGATGGCAGTTCACGACGGCAAAGAAAGCCGCTTGCATGAATTGGCATATGTATACGAAATTGCAGAAAAGTAG
- a CDS encoding BMP family ABC transporter substrate-binding protein, with protein sequence MKKITVAIFLGLSLLLPACKGTRDEAGGKLRVGIVFDIGGKDDKSFNAAAWEGVKRAKEEMPDNVFLRDVEPGEPTSIEPSMRAFAERGYDLIIGVGFAQAPIMENVARDYPNLKFAIIDGVIDTPNVASLIFKEHEGSFLVGVIAGKVTKTNKLGFVGGMDIPLIHRFAEGYKEGAKYANPKVEVYENYVGINDGAWNNPGKGKELATAQFERGADIVFQAAGNSGLGVFDAAEDRSKQTGGEAKYFAIGVDANQNWVKPGFILTSMMKRLDNAVYLIVKDLVNGKFTGGLHIYGLDNEGVGYALDQYNEPLIPKTVLEEVEQAKRDIVAGKIKVTDAMAK encoded by the coding sequence ATGAAAAAAATAACCGTTGCGATTTTTTTAGGTTTGAGTCTGTTGCTTCCGGCATGCAAAGGCACACGCGATGAAGCGGGCGGCAAGTTGCGCGTCGGCATCGTCTTCGACATCGGCGGCAAAGATGACAAATCGTTCAATGCCGCCGCCTGGGAAGGCGTCAAACGCGCCAAAGAAGAGATGCCTGATAATGTCTTCTTGCGCGATGTCGAACCCGGAGAGCCGACTTCGATTGAACCGTCGATGCGCGCTTTTGCCGAACGCGGTTACGATTTGATTATCGGCGTAGGCTTTGCGCAAGCCCCTATCATGGAGAATGTCGCCAGAGACTATCCCAATTTAAAGTTCGCGATTATCGATGGGGTGATTGATACGCCGAATGTCGCTTCGTTGATTTTTAAAGAACACGAAGGCTCTTTTCTGGTTGGTGTCATTGCCGGGAAAGTTACCAAAACCAACAAACTCGGATTCGTGGGCGGCATGGATATTCCGCTGATTCATCGTTTTGCCGAAGGCTACAAAGAGGGCGCGAAATACGCCAATCCGAAAGTCGAAGTCTATGAAAACTATGTCGGCATCAATGATGGCGCCTGGAACAATCCCGGCAAAGGTAAGGAACTGGCGACCGCGCAATTTGAACGCGGCGCGGATATTGTGTTTCAAGCGGCGGGCAATTCCGGTCTTGGCGTATTCGATGCGGCAGAAGACCGCAGCAAACAAACTGGCGGCGAAGCGAAATATTTCGCCATCGGCGTGGATGCCAACCAGAACTGGGTCAAGCCGGGATTCATTTTAACCAGTATGATGAAACGCCTCGACAACGCGGTGTATTTGATTGTGAAAGATTTGGTGAACGGCAAATTCACCGGCGGGCTGCACATCTACGGCTTAGATAACGAAGGCGTCGGCTACGCGCTCGACCAATATAATGAACCGTTGATTCCCAAAACCGTTCTCGAAGAAGTCGAACAAGCCAAACGCGACATCGTCGCCGGTAAAATCAAAGTCACCGATGCGATGGCGAAGTAG
- a CDS encoding PIN domain-containing protein has translation MRFDVTIIRIVFIVALVGAGYFLKPINGSQTSSVATGAIIALAIIFFEARIRKASLKTLIGGAVGSILGIAGATLICWIISLQHSISEEFKSFLTVAITLIMAYVGLVVGAVKGDYLDLSALGGIFVEKGQGKAAPLILDTSVIIDGRVADIADTGFLAGTLVIPQFVLKELQQIADSADSNKRNRGRRGLDILQRLQKKKGTFEIVISEADYPDVREVDHKLIELAKQIEGKIVTNDFNLNKVAQLRGVQVLNINELANALKPVVLPGELMRVYVMKEGKEYNQGVAYLDDGTMVVIDNARRMIGKNVDVAVTSVLQTTAGKMIFGRFNEDGRATVREEVKAPTVPKQIRTGE, from the coding sequence ATGCGATTCGATGTTACTATTATTCGTATCGTCTTCATCGTTGCACTCGTGGGCGCCGGCTACTTTCTTAAACCCATTAACGGCTCACAGACTTCTTCGGTCGCCACAGGCGCAATCATTGCGCTGGCGATTATTTTCTTTGAAGCCCGTATCCGAAAAGCCAGTTTGAAAACACTCATCGGAGGGGCAGTGGGTTCGATTCTCGGCATCGCGGGTGCGACTCTAATTTGCTGGATCATCTCCTTACAACATTCTATTTCCGAAGAGTTCAAATCATTTTTAACCGTTGCCATCACCCTAATCATGGCTTATGTCGGTCTGGTTGTGGGAGCCGTCAAAGGCGATTATCTCGATTTGTCTGCGCTTGGCGGCATCTTTGTTGAAAAGGGACAGGGCAAAGCCGCGCCCTTGATTTTGGATACCTCGGTCATCATCGATGGTCGGGTCGCCGACATTGCCGATACAGGATTCCTGGCGGGCACTCTGGTTATTCCGCAATTCGTCCTTAAAGAATTACAGCAGATTGCCGACAGCGCCGATTCCAATAAACGCAATCGCGGGCGACGCGGACTCGACATTCTGCAACGCCTGCAAAAGAAAAAAGGCACCTTTGAAATTGTCATCAGTGAAGCCGATTACCCGGATGTTCGCGAAGTTGACCATAAACTGATCGAGCTTGCCAAACAGATTGAAGGTAAAATCGTCACCAACGATTTCAACCTGAATAAAGTCGCACAACTCAGGGGCGTTCAGGTGCTCAATATCAACGAACTGGCGAATGCCTTAAAGCCTGTAGTGCTGCCGGGCGAACTCATGCGCGTCTATGTCATGAAAGAGGGCAAGGAGTATAATCAAGGAGTTGCCTACTTGGATGATGGCACGATGGTTGTCATTGATAACGCACGCCGGATGATTGGCAAGAACGTTGATGTCGCAGTGACCTCGGTTTTGCAGACCACGGCAGGCAAAATGATTTTTGGTCGCTTTAATGAAGATGGACGCGCTACGGTTCGCGAAGAAGTGAAAGCGCCGACTGTCCCGAAACAAATTCGCACAGGTGAGTGA
- the ispD gene encoding 2-C-methyl-D-erythritol 4-phosphate cytidylyltransferase yields MSERKINTVIIPAAGIGSRMHADRAKQMLELVGVPLLVHTLRRFEDSDAVDQIILVLQPSLTSEVLTLLSRYNIKKIARVVGGGAERQDSVYQGLQVVRESTAGIVLIHDAVRPFVRPEEIKQVVQRAESKGAAILATASVDTIKQVKQSTIRRTLDRRYIFQAQTPQAFQYAIIKEAHERAKAEGFRGTDDSQLVERIGQKVSVVEGSPINIKITRPFDLKIAEVIHREYFG; encoded by the coding sequence GTGAGTGAACGCAAAATCAACACAGTCATAATCCCGGCAGCCGGTATCGGTTCGCGCATGCATGCAGACCGCGCCAAGCAGATGCTTGAACTGGTCGGTGTGCCTTTGCTGGTTCACACCCTCAGACGCTTTGAAGACTCGGATGCGGTTGACCAGATTATTCTGGTGTTGCAACCGAGTCTGACCTCCGAAGTGCTCACCTTGCTTTCGCGTTACAACATCAAAAAGATTGCCCGCGTCGTCGGTGGCGGAGCCGAACGTCAGGATTCGGTGTATCAAGGTTTGCAGGTGGTGCGCGAAAGCACTGCCGGCATTGTGCTCATTCACGATGCCGTCCGTCCGTTTGTGCGTCCCGAAGAGATTAAACAGGTCGTTCAGCGAGCCGAATCGAAGGGCGCAGCCATTTTGGCAACCGCCAGCGTCGATACCATCAAACAGGTCAAGCAATCAACGATTCGCAGGACATTGGATAGACGCTATATCTTTCAGGCACAAACACCGCAGGCGTTTCAATATGCGATTATCAAAGAAGCGCATGAACGCGCCAAGGCTGAAGGCTTTCGCGGCACGGATGATTCCCAACTGGTCGAACGCATCGGACAAAAGGTATCGGTTGTTGAAGGCTCGCCAATCAACATCAAAATCACCCGACCTTTTGATTTAAAGATTGCCGAAGTCATTCATCGAGAATATTTCGGATGA
- a CDS encoding PLP-dependent aminotransferase family protein: MSKSATALPVTFALSSESPIPLYRQLYDWLRKAILSGQLQAGTRLQSTRELAAELGVSRNTVLNAFEQLLAEGYLEGQVGAGTFVSHSLPDDMLFTTQKKSKVVAVSKRGRALSDFGAKLTKPLASDALSNQATVKPFRHGTPALAEFPKKIWANLLTKHWRKPPLELLTYNDAAGYSPLREAIADYLRASRAVRCEPEQVIIIAGAQQGLDISARLLLNAEDTAWIEDPGYLGARSALISTGAKLVPVPVDDEGFDVNEAIKLSAKAKLVYVSPSHQYPLGVTMSLTRRLALLEWASRAGAWIIEDDYDSEYRYAGRPLAALQGLDKEGRVIYIGTFSKVLFPALRIGYVVAPPDLIDAFTRLRNIQSRFTPSIDQAVVADFINEGHFHRHLRRMRMLYRERQEILLDAIQRNLNGLIEAQSHDAGMHVIGWLQGGLSDQSVENFIAKAGIYAQSLSSLCLRYPRPAGLLMGYAGYNEKQLRAAVRKLAELLSRANKPQSVRKSN, translated from the coding sequence ATGTCTAAAAGCGCCACAGCCTTACCGGTCACGTTCGCACTGAGTAGCGAATCGCCAATTCCGTTATACCGGCAACTTTATGATTGGTTGCGAAAAGCCATCCTTTCGGGACAACTACAAGCCGGAACCCGTTTGCAATCGACCAGAGAACTCGCCGCAGAACTCGGCGTGTCGCGCAACACCGTCTTGAATGCCTTTGAACAACTGCTTGCCGAAGGTTACCTCGAAGGGCAGGTCGGCGCGGGCACCTTTGTTTCCCATTCGCTCCCCGATGACATGCTGTTTACGACGCAGAAAAAATCCAAGGTTGTAGCGGTATCCAAACGCGGGCGGGCATTATCGGATTTCGGGGCAAAATTGACCAAGCCGTTGGCGTCAGATGCTTTGTCAAATCAAGCTACCGTTAAACCGTTTCGTCACGGGACGCCTGCGCTTGCTGAATTTCCCAAGAAAATATGGGCAAATTTATTAACCAAACATTGGCGCAAGCCGCCGCTTGAACTGTTGACCTATAACGATGCCGCCGGCTACAGCCCTTTAAGAGAAGCGATTGCCGATTATCTGCGAGCGTCACGGGCGGTTCGTTGTGAACCCGAGCAGGTGATTATCATCGCCGGAGCGCAACAAGGTTTGGACATCAGCGCCCGATTACTGCTCAATGCCGAAGACACCGCCTGGATTGAAGACCCGGGTTATCTGGGCGCGCGTTCAGCATTAATCAGTACCGGGGCTAAACTGGTTCCGGTGCCGGTTGACGATGAAGGCTTTGATGTCAATGAAGCCATCAAGCTTTCGGCGAAAGCCAAACTGGTTTACGTTTCGCCCTCGCATCAATACCCGCTCGGCGTCACCATGAGTTTGACGCGCAGGCTGGCGCTTCTCGAATGGGCTTCACGCGCAGGAGCCTGGATTATCGAAGACGATTACGATAGCGAATACCGTTATGCCGGGCGTCCGCTTGCTGCCTTGCAAGGGTTGGATAAAGAGGGGCGGGTGATTTATATTGGCACCTTCAGTAAAGTGTTATTCCCTGCGCTGAGGATTGGCTATGTGGTCGCGCCTCCCGACCTGATTGATGCCTTCACACGTTTACGAAATATTCAGAGCCGGTTTACCCCATCGATTGATCAGGCAGTGGTTGCCGATTTTATCAACGAAGGACATTTTCACAGACATCTGCGGCGGATGCGTATGCTCTATCGCGAACGGCAGGAAATCCTTCTTGATGCCATTCAACGTAATCTGAATGGGTTGATTGAAGCCCAATCACACGATGCGGGAATGCATGTGATTGGCTGGTTGCAAGGCGGATTAAGTGACCAATCCGTCGAAAACTTCATCGCTAAAGCGGGCATCTACGCGCAATCTTTATCTTCGCTTTGCCTACGCTACCCAAGACCCGCGGGGTTATTGATGGGATATGCCGGATACAATGAGAAACAACTGCGCGCCGCGGTTAGAAAATTGGCAGAGCTTTTATCGCGGGCGAACAAACCGCAAAGCGTTCGGAAATCCAATTAA
- a CDS encoding pyridoxamine 5'-phosphate oxidase family protein produces MMERIEPTSRTTVKRLPKRGEYDREKINAILDEGFVCHVGFVVEGQPFVIPTGYARVDDQLYIHGSAASRMLKNLSEGIEVCVTVTLIDGLVLARSAFHHSFNYRSVVVFGKASLVENEKEKLAALRAFTNHIVPSRWEAVREPNESEMRITTVLRIPLTEASAKIRTGPPIDDEADYDLNVWAGVVPLSLQTGDPIVDERLKSGIAIPDEVRNYHRAK; encoded by the coding sequence TTGATGGAACGAATAGAACCGACCTCAAGAACCACAGTAAAACGTCTGCCCAAACGCGGCGAATATGACCGGGAAAAGATTAATGCAATCCTTGATGAAGGGTTTGTCTGTCACGTCGGCTTCGTTGTTGAGGGGCAACCGTTCGTCATCCCGACGGGCTATGCGCGGGTTGATGACCAACTCTACATCCACGGTTCGGCGGCAAGCCGTATGCTCAAAAATTTAAGCGAAGGCATCGAGGTTTGTGTAACCGTGACCTTGATAGACGGATTGGTATTGGCGCGTTCGGCATTTCATCATTCGTTCAATTATCGTTCGGTGGTAGTATTTGGCAAAGCCAGCCTTGTTGAAAACGAAAAGGAAAAGCTGGCAGCGTTGCGCGCCTTTACCAATCACATTGTGCCAAGTCGATGGGAAGCGGTTCGCGAACCCAATGAAAGCGAGATGCGAATCACCACCGTACTGAGGATTCCATTAACCGAGGCGTCGGCAAAAATTCGCACGGGACCACCGATTGATGATGAAGCGGATTACGATTTGAATGTCTGGGCAGGGGTTGTGCCTTTAAGTTTACAAACCGGCGACCCAATCGTTGATGAACGCCTGAAATCGGGAATTGCCATTCCTGATGAAGTTCGTAATTACCATCGCGCCAAATAA
- the ispF gene encoding 2-C-methyl-D-erythritol 2,4-cyclodiphosphate synthase — MRIGIGYDIHRLVEGRKLILGGVEIPFDKGLLGHSDSDVLTHAICDALLGAAALGDIGSHFPDSDPRFKGASSLDMLAHVVSLIAQLGYRIANIDSTIIAEKPKLAPYIQTIRQQLATVLKIELHQISVKAKTNEKLDAVGRGEAMQAQAVALIALI; from the coding sequence ATGCGCATTGGCATCGGATACGACATTCATCGTCTGGTTGAAGGACGCAAGCTGATTTTAGGCGGCGTCGAGATTCCTTTTGACAAAGGCTTGCTCGGACATTCGGATTCCGATGTCTTGACGCATGCGATTTGTGATGCGCTTTTGGGAGCCGCAGCCCTTGGTGACATCGGTTCGCATTTTCCCGACAGTGACCCGCGCTTTAAGGGGGCTTCGAGTTTGGATATGCTGGCGCATGTGGTTAGTTTAATTGCACAACTGGGCTATCGCATTGCGAACATTGATTCAACGATTATTGCGGAAAAACCCAAACTCGCGCCTTATATTCAAACGATTCGCCAGCAACTCGCCACCGTCTTAAAAATCGAACTCCATCAAATCAGCGTCAAAGCCAAAACCAATGAAAAGCTTGATGCAGTGGGGCGCGGCGAAGCCATGCAGGCACAGGCTGTTGCCTTGATTGCGTTGATTTGA
- a CDS encoding cytochrome P460 family protein, whose product MKKRVFIFSLLVSLFLAIFFLSLPETHSIESANVALQAPEITGYRKWHRVTDKPVKLDAQIAVMCAPASAAKLNISLHAEKYINVFVNNTGKQILLNDWSASFPQGSMIVKEKMPDATTTQPELLTAMIKREAGFNPPSNDWEFLVLSGDGKQVIERGNLQKCITCHLAVRQQDLVYRNYLKTVRIR is encoded by the coding sequence ATGAAAAAAAGAGTTTTCATATTCAGCCTGCTTGTTTCTCTGTTCCTGGCGATTTTCTTTTTAAGCTTGCCTGAAACTCATTCGATTGAATCTGCCAACGTCGCTTTGCAGGCTCCCGAAATCACCGGCTACCGGAAGTGGCATCGCGTCACCGACAAGCCCGTAAAACTCGACGCGCAAATCGCCGTAATGTGCGCCCCGGCATCGGCTGCAAAACTCAACATCAGCCTGCACGCCGAAAAATATATCAATGTCTTCGTCAATAACACTGGCAAACAAATTTTATTGAATGACTGGTCGGCGTCGTTTCCGCAAGGTTCGATGATTGTCAAAGAGAAAATGCCCGATGCAACCACCACCCAACCCGAACTATTAACCGCGATGATTAAACGTGAAGCGGGATTTAATCCGCCAAGCAATGATTGGGAATTTCTGGTATTGAGTGGCGACGGAAAACAAGTGATTGAACGGGGCAATCTGCAAAAATGTATCACCTGTCATCTGGCTGTGCGCCAGCAGGATTTGGTCTATCGCAACTATCTGAAGACCGTCCGCATTCGTTAA
- a CDS encoding thymidine phosphorylase — protein MRAVDIIEKKRDGMELSREEISFIVQGYTRGEVPNYQVSALLMAIFLRGMTTAETVALTHEMLYSGIVVDLSFLGRPRVDKHSTGGVGDKTSLVIAPVVAAAGVPVPMISGRSLAHSGGTLDKLESIPGFNVNLSLDEYKRGLERVGCALIGQTAEIAPADKKLYALRDVTATVPCQPLAAGSIMSKKLAEGITGLVLDVKTGSGAFMKTEAEAVSLARLMIDLAKGMEKEAVALITDMNQPLGRLVGNSLEVIESFDTLKGEAPEDFNTLCRELSAEMLLLGRVATDLENGRAIYDEMISSGKALEKMREIIAFQNGNPAAVDDYSLLPQSTNQKPAVAQRSGFVQAIDTRVVGHASMLLGAGRLRMDTPIDLGVGLKVDAKIGDEVNADSPLVTLYYNDGSMIDEVTRIIQQAYTIGETRVEPPVLIKQVLR, from the coding sequence ATGAGAGCCGTAGATATTATCGAAAAAAAGCGTGATGGGATGGAACTCTCACGCGAAGAAATCAGTTTCATCGTTCAAGGTTACACACGTGGAGAAGTGCCCAATTATCAGGTCTCCGCTTTATTGATGGCAATTTTTCTGCGCGGCATGACCACAGCCGAAACCGTCGCGCTCACCCACGAAATGCTTTATTCGGGCATTGTCGTGGATTTATCTTTCTTGGGTCGCCCCCGCGTAGATAAGCATTCAACCGGTGGCGTAGGCGATAAAACCTCGCTGGTGATTGCCCCGGTGGTGGCAGCGGCGGGCGTGCCTGTGCCGATGATTTCAGGACGTTCGCTTGCCCATTCCGGCGGCACCCTCGATAAACTCGAATCAATTCCCGGATTCAATGTCAATTTGTCGCTTGATGAATATAAACGCGGGCTTGAGCGCGTCGGCTGCGCCCTCATTGGACAAACCGCAGAGATAGCGCCTGCCGATAAAAAACTTTATGCTTTGCGCGATGTGACGGCGACGGTTCCCTGCCAGCCGCTTGCTGCCGGTTCGATTATGAGCAAGAAACTGGCGGAAGGCATCACCGGGTTAGTTCTGGACGTTAAAACCGGAAGCGGCGCATTTATGAAGACCGAAGCCGAAGCCGTGTCATTGGCACGACTGATGATTGACCTGGCAAAGGGTATGGAAAAAGAAGCGGTCGCCTTAATCACCGATATGAATCAACCGCTCGGACGATTGGTCGGCAATTCATTGGAAGTCATTGAATCGTTCGATACTTTGAAAGGCGAGGCTCCCGAAGATTTCAACACGCTTTGCCGCGAATTATCGGCTGAGATGTTGCTGTTAGGGCGCGTGGCGACGGATTTGGAAAACGGGCGAGCGATTTACGATGAGATGATTTCATCGGGCAAAGCTTTGGAAAAGATGCGTGAGATTATTGCCTTTCAAAACGGCAACCCCGCAGCCGTTGATGATTATTCATTGCTGCCGCAATCCACAAACCAAAAGCCGGCGGTTGCGCAACGCAGCGGCTTCGTTCAGGCAATTGACACGCGCGTTGTCGGTCATGCGTCGATGCTGCTCGGCGCAGGGCGTCTCAGGATGGACACGCCGATTGATTTGGGCGTTGGCTTAAAAGTGGACGCGAAAATCGGCGACGAAGTAAATGCCGATTCGCCATTGGTGACCTTATATTACAACGATGGTTCGATGATTGACGAAGTCACGCGAATTATTCAACAGGCTTACACCATCGGGGAAACGCGCGTTGAACCACCTGTGTTAATTAAACAGGTGTTGCGTTGA
- a CDS encoding MFS transporter has product MNSLPAELSARPLRPTRLPFYYGWVNLSVAALAMVGTLPGRTQGLGLITEPLLNELRLDRLVFAQINLWATLIGALFCIGIGRLVDRFGSRVVLTTVSLFLSAVVLTMSNIQSVILLAVLITLTRGFGQSALSVVSITIVGQWFVRRINLAMAIYTVLLSIGFMIAFPVVGTVISRNGWRVAWAEIGLALLLALTPASWLLVRRTPESIGLKLDGENRNQNPVENEKAGFTLREALATPAFWVFALSSSVYGLIASGIALFNESILAERGFDASTYYRTLVITALTALAGNFLGGWLTSKWSMRRLLAVAMGLLASSLLALPHLQSQTHVFFYALVMGMAGGFVIVIFFAFWSQTYGRAHLGKIQGAAQALTVLASAIGPLLLAKCVTQTGSYAMIFYLLAAIVAVLGLSAWFVAIPSLVSASLESSN; this is encoded by the coding sequence ATGAACTCTTTACCGGCGGAACTTTCCGCGCGACCCCTTCGCCCCACTCGCTTGCCCTTCTATTATGGTTGGGTGAATTTATCTGTTGCCGCGCTCGCAATGGTTGGCACGCTTCCGGGGCGAACGCAGGGACTCGGACTGATTACCGAGCCGTTGCTTAACGAATTGCGCCTGGATCGTCTGGTTTTTGCGCAAATCAATCTCTGGGCAACGCTCATCGGCGCGCTTTTTTGTATAGGCATCGGGCGACTGGTTGATCGGTTCGGCAGCCGCGTCGTGCTGACAACCGTTTCTCTATTCCTGAGCGCCGTTGTCCTCACCATGAGTAATATTCAAAGTGTAATTCTGCTCGCCGTCTTGATTACCTTGACACGCGGCTTCGGGCAGAGCGCGCTTTCGGTTGTGAGCATCACCATCGTCGGACAATGGTTTGTGCGCCGCATCAATCTGGCAATGGCGATTTACACGGTTTTATTAAGCATCGGTTTTATGATTGCTTTTCCGGTCGTCGGTACAGTCATTAGCCGCAATGGCTGGCGGGTTGCCTGGGCAGAAATCGGTCTGGCGTTATTGCTGGCGCTGACGCCTGCGAGTTGGTTACTGGTGCGTCGCACACCGGAATCCATCGGGCTTAAACTTGATGGCGAAAATAGAAATCAGAACCCTGTTGAAAATGAAAAAGCCGGTTTTACTTTACGGGAAGCACTGGCGACGCCCGCCTTTTGGGTCTTCGCTTTATCGAGTTCGGTTTATGGTTTAATCGCTTCGGGTATCGCCTTGTTTAACGAATCCATTCTTGCCGAGCGCGGATTTGATGCTTCGACCTACTATCGCACGCTGGTGATTACTGCACTAACGGCTCTGGCAGGTAATTTTCTTGGCGGCTGGCTCACATCAAAGTGGTCAATGCGGCGACTGCTCGCCGTAGCAATGGGTCTTTTGGCAAGTTCGCTTTTGGCTTTGCCACATCTGCAAAGCCAAACTCATGTCTTTTTTTATGCGCTGGTCATGGGCATGGCAGGCGGATTTGTCATCGTCATCTTCTTTGCCTTCTGGAGCCAGACTTACGGGCGAGCGCATTTAGGAAAGATTCAAGGGGCAGCGCAAGCCCTCACGGTACTGGCTTCGGCAATCGGTCCTTTACTGCTTGCCAAATGTGTCACGCAAACCGGCTCATACGCGATGATATTTTATCTCCTGGCAGCAATCGTCGCGGTTTTAGGACTAAGCGCGTGGTTTGTGGCGATTCCCTCGCTGGTTTCAGCATCACTTGAGAGTTCAAACTGA
- a CDS encoding GNAT family N-acetyltransferase, with amino-acid sequence MSQITYRYGNDLNVDEVIEFLQASTLGERRPIDDQAIISDMIRHGNLTVTAWDGDLLVGFARTLTDFSYCGYMSDLAVRESYQRSGIGVALIQKTREKMGARSTLILLAAPKAVNYYPKIGFTQPDSAWILKANDPFPL; translated from the coding sequence ATGAGTCAGATCACCTATCGCTATGGTAATGATTTGAATGTTGATGAAGTGATTGAATTTTTGCAGGCTTCAACCCTGGGTGAGCGAAGACCGATTGATGACCAAGCGATTATCTCGGACATGATTCGACATGGAAATTTAACCGTGACCGCGTGGGATGGCGATTTGCTGGTCGGGTTTGCCCGCACGCTGACGGATTTTTCTTATTGTGGGTATATGTCGGATTTGGCAGTTCGTGAAAGTTATCAACGTTCAGGCATCGGTGTAGCGTTGATTCAAAAGACGCGAGAAAAAATGGGGGCGCGTTCAACCCTGATTTTGTTAGCTGCGCCGAAAGCCGTCAATTACTATCCGAAAATCGGGTTTACCCAACCCGATAGCGCCTGGATATTAAAAGCCAATGACCCATTTCCTCTATAG